The Caenorhabditis elegans chromosome II genome has a segment encoding these proteins:
- the sea-2 gene encoding Signal element on autosome protein 2 (Confirmed by transcript evidence), producing the protein MAPRKTPPNASSSSLIKRQSQDVQEQQRVDFEVARNVSQIMSKNGLKVMHEPLLTGSLPQLAPLAPLPPPKSGVYQCPNCNRNLANARNLQRHRQTCGSAQHAAPQLAAMLQRSPPPCASAPPVAPPTAPSTSFQHHNSTGNLTLSYSSSSSRHQSSLYSPQLEHQDLVGNPNVMLSDGYEYKDDPMLYQGPSGLSDSIWSRDDSFHSEPPSASHDQLDMDHLGFPDPLQDPLHHLDSFDSADHRKETPRECHEPDELMTLDPTPPQCGSERFYGINIDDMPLSLDCDEPLMRSESASLSSSSQGRNTPAAVFTCEACKKSVSSERSLRRHYNTCKMFQTELAASGEETVSNSTTTTTTATTTSSKSTGNPLFTCEHCARQLCSMSNLKRHRATCKVAASSSSNSAASRPPSQPSTPATAPATPMLQASQAPQPLQAPPQSPMETTATVTYTKTTVPPSVANTWNTEKAQLISPKPRSQTIFSEASSSMTVGDALRAQQHQQKMDQQIQIQFQQQQQQRFQHHQQQQQAGRIPPRPPNPILNQVQNPPQQVQHNQHQNQMLNPIRQPLLQSPPPPPPKKGLIEHKNTDLVLITSEPLAERMDAKRRSSEGLVAVTSTPLPPIQLPQRSQAPAPSRQQQQQPPVAYQVQFNGRPLPPMQLPPLQNPHNQQQQHQMLHQSQMNYQQVQQVQQVQHVQQQQNLQNQHHHQQQHHQQNQQQAPGNRSRSHSNVGKMEQEAQRQGSPLDSIITSVPLSIEVHHHIMKPGPLEQGQSSVDSQSTAEPSPRKASQQAYICPECKKTYASRKNVKRHRMAVHKLTLDEILANPEQPALDPLSAVGGAGRRHTVAGLETPDSALKPAPTKRKASEAPSAGVATKKGKAMAASVDEIQVKEEEEDQKEETVGSVERQEPPKKPVADDHKSAIAPLPPANTIMPPPPPYNQASAVPLNPPRTALPPLQLPPLQPLQSESPSWASMSAPPTALIPRTPRSSEFADEEDTRAMAKIAAELKRSAEDWPVLAVIEGVAAEPTNGEDIDEDEILIKRLRQGGVLEDVGDVSDLLRDVQGGVDGEPFSEDMLLEKNLSTASSVGLPSLASPGEQFGYQQYSQHPQQHPQQHPQQHPQQQQQVWNPNYEFQGYMQQQHPPMPVSQQFQQPLLQRPASQPPPARPIVKNSRRPSTTPKPPPNLTCSGCKKILGSDYSLRRHRAGCADVQQALNPEYPRPPKRKAAREAQKINEAEILASMPDPQMVAERSAAVAEAAAAEAAVERIGALPPPSVVHEIVHQVNADRQSMKKHNKTTSPPPAQEAPPTCAPDDPMSSSSSSSTSSASPLQGVSGMRQELLQ; encoded by the exons ATGGCGCCTCGAAAAACGCCTCCCAACGCCTCCTCGTCGTCTCTGATAAAACGACAATCTCAGGATGTTCAGGAGCAGCAGCGAGTGGATTTTGAAGTGGCTCGGAACGTGTCGCAAATCATGTCGAAAAACGGGCTGAAAGTGATGCACGAGCCGCTGCTCACCGGATCTCTTCCTCAGTTGGCTCCGTTGGCTCCACTGCCACCGCCAAAGTCTGGAGTCTATCAGTGCCCGAATTGCAATCGGAATCTGGCCAATGCTCGGAATTTGCAAAGGCATCGGCAAACTTGTGGATCGGCTCAGCACGCGGCTCCACAGCTCGCCGCGATGCTCCAACGGAGCCCCCCGCCGTGTGCATCGGCTCCTCCGGTCGCTCCTCCGACGGCACCGTCGACAAGCTTCCAGCATCACAATTCGACTGGGAATCTCACGCTTTCCTACAGCTCCAGTAGCAGTAGACATCAGAGCTCACTCTACTCACCACAGCTGGAGCATCAGGATCTAGTTGGAAATCCGAATGTGATGCTCTCCGACGGCTACGAGTACAAGGACGATCCGATGCTCTACCAGGGACCTTCAGGCCTTTCGGATAGCATTTGGTCTCGAGACGATAGTTTTCATTCGGAGCCCCCGTCGGCGTCTCACGATCAGCTCGATATGGATCATCTTGGATTCCCCGACCCCCTCCAGGATCCTCTTCACCACCTCGACTCGTTTGATTCGGCGGACCATCGGAAGGAAACACCGCGGGAGTGTCATGAGCCCGATGAGCTGATGACGTTAGATCCGACGCCGCCACAGTGTGGATCGGAACGATTCTATGGGATTAATATTGACGATATGCCGTTGTCACTGGATTGTGATGAGCCGCTGATGAGATCGGAGTCGGCGTCGTTGTCGTCGAGTTCTCAGGGGAGGAATACGCCGGCTGCTGTTTTTAC GTGTGAAGCATGCAAAAAATCGGTATCATCCGAACGATCGCTTCGTCGTCACTACAACACTTGCAAGATGTTTCAGACGGAATTGGCAGCTTCTGGTGAAGa AACTGTCTCGAATAGCACAACAACGACAACAACAGCGACCACCACCTCCTCAAAATCCACCGGAAATCCGCTCTTCACTTGTGAGCACTGTGCTCGTCAGCTGTGCTCTATGAGCAATCTGAAGCGTCATCGTGCCACATGCAAGGTCGCTGCCTCGTCCTCGTCGAATTCCGCCGCTTCACGTCCACCATCGCAGCCATCTACGCCGGCTACAGCGCCAGCGACTCCGATGCTTCAGGCGTCACAGGCTCCCCAGCCTCTCCAAGCTCCACCACAATCACCAATGGAGACCACCGCGACAGTCACCTACACCAAAACTACTGTGCCACCAAGCGTTGCTAATACCTGGAACACTGAAAAGGCTCAGCTGATCTCCCCGAAGCCTAGAAGCCAGACGATCTTTTCCGAAGCTTCTTCTTCGATGACCGTCGGCGACGCTCTCCGGGCTCAGCAGCACCAGCAGAAAATGGATCAACAAATTCAGATTCAGttccagcagcagcagcaacagaGATTCCAACATcatcagcagcagcaacaagCGGGTCGGATCCCACCACGGCCACCCAATCCGATTTTGAATCAAGTTCAGAACCCGCCTCAGCAAGTGCAACACAATCAGCATCAGAATCAGATGCTGAATCCGATTCGGCAGCCGCTGCTTCAAAGtccgccaccaccaccaccaaagAAAGGACTTATCGAGCATAAGAACACTGATCTTGTGCTGATTACGTCGGAGCCGCTGGCCGAGAGAATGGATGCTAAGCGAAGATCTTCAGAAGGCCTGGTGGCTGTCACATCGACACCGCTTCCGCCGATACAACTGCCTCAGAGATCTCAGGCGCCAGCACCGTCAaggcagcagcagcaacagccCCCGGTCGCCTACCAAGTGCAGTTCAATGGTCGACCACTTCCGCCGATGCAGCTCCCGCCGCTTCAGAATCCACACAATCAACAGCAGCAACATCAGATGCTTCATCAGTCACAGATGAACTATCAGCAGGTTCAGCAGGTTCAGCAGGTTCAGCATGTTCAGCAGCAGCAGAATCTTCAAAACCAGCACCACCACCAGCAGCAACATCATCAGCAGAATCAGCAGCAAGCCCCTGGAAATCGAAGCAGATCGCACAGCAATGTCGGCAAGATGGAGCAAGAAGCTCAGCGACAAGGTTCCCCGCTCGACTCGATCATCACGTCCGTGCCTCTATCCATCGAAGTTCACCATCACATCATGAAGCCAGGACCGCTGGAGCAAGGCCAAAGCAGTGTTGACTCTCAGTCCACTGCTGAGCCAAGTCCGCGGAAGGCTAGCCAGCAGGCCTACATTTGTCCGGAATGCAAAAAGACGTATGCGAGCCGGAAGAATGTGAAGCGCCACCGGATGGCTGTTCACAAGCTGACACTTGATGAGATCCTCGCGAATCCGGAACAACCAGCGTTGGATCCTCTATCGGCTGTAGGTGGAGCTGGACGGCGTCATACGGTCGCTGGACTTGAGACACCGGACAGTGCGCTGAAACCGGCGCCGACAAAACGCAAAGCTTCGGAGGCACCCAGCGCCGGTGTAGCTACGAAGAAGGGAAAAGCGATGGCGGCTTCTGTTGATGAAATCCAagtgaaagaagaagaagaagatcagAAGGAAGAAACGGTGGGATCCGTGGAGCGTCAGGAGCCGCCAAAGAAGCCAGTTGCCGATGATCACAAGTCGGCGATAGCTCCACTTCCGCCAGCAAATACGATCATGCCACCACCACCGCCGTACAATCAAGCGTCCGCGGTGCCGCTGAATCCGCCTAGAACAGCTCTTCCGCCTCTTCAACTCCCACCACTGCAGCCACTTCAGTCAGAGTCGCCATCCTGGGCGTCGATGTCGGCCCCGCCGACTGCTCTGATCCCAAGAACACCAAGAAGCAGCGAGTTTGCCGACGAGGAAGACACTCGAGCAATGGCGAAAATCGCCGCTGAGCTGAAGCGATCCGCCGAGGATTGGCCGGTACTTGCAGTCATTGAAGGAGTCGCCGCTGAGCCGACGAACGGGGAAGACATCGATGAAGATGAGATTCTGATCAAGAGGCTGAGACAAGGAGGCGTACTCGAGGACGTCGGGGATGTTTCGGATTTGTTGAGGGATGTTCAAGGAGGTGTCGATGGAGAACCATTCTCGGAGGACATGCTTCTTGAGAAGAACCTTTCCACGGCTTCCAGTGTTGGGCTTCCATCGCTAGCATCGCCGGGGGAGCAGTTTGGGTATCAGCAGTATTCACAGCATCCTCAGCAACATCCTCAGCAACATCCTCAGCAGCATCctcagcagcagcaacaagTCTGGAATCCGAATTATGAATTCCAAGGTTACATGCAGCAGCAGCATCCACCGATGCCAGTTTCTCAGCAATTCCAGCAGCCGTTGCTTCAACGCCCGGCTTCTCAGCCGCCACCAGCTCGACCCATCGTGAAGAACTCCCGCCGCCCGTCGACAACTCCGAAGCCTCCACCGAATCTCACTTGCTCTGGATGCAAAAAGATCCTGGGATCCGACTACTCGCTTCGTCGTCATCGTGCCGGATGCGCCGACGTTCAGCAGGCTTTGAACCCGGAGTACCCAAGGCCGCCGAAGCGGAAAGCCGCTCGGGAAGCGCAGAAGATCAACGAGGCGGAGATTCTCGCGTCGATGCCGGATCCACAGATGGTTGCTGAACGAAGTGCTGCTGTGGCAGAGGCCGCTGCGGCAGAGGCTGCTGTTGAAAGGATCGGAGCACTGCCGCCACCGTCGGTTGTTCATGAGATTGTGCATCAAGTGAATGCGGATCGGCAGTCGATGAA aaaacacaaCAAAACGACATCTCCACCACCAGCTCAAGAAGCCCCTCCCACATGTGCTCCAGACGATCCGAtgtcgtcatcatcatcatcatccacGTCATCTGCATCTCCTCTACAAGGAG tttccggAATGCGGCAAGAACTTCTCCAGTGA
- the sea-2 gene encoding Signal element on autosome protein 2 (Partially confirmed by transcript evidence), with the protein MAPRKTPPNASSSSLIKRQSQDVQEQQRVDFEVARNVSQIMSKNGLKVMHEPLLTGSLPQLAPLAPLPPPKSGVYQCPNCNRNLANARNLQRHRQTCGSAQHAAPQLAAMLQRSPPPCASAPPVAPPTAPSTSFQHHNSTGNLTLSYSSSSSRHQSSLYSPQLEHQDLVGNPNVMLSDGYEYKDDPMLYQGPSGLSDSIWSRDDSFHSEPPSASHDQLDMDHLGFPDPLQDPLHHLDSFDSADHRKETPRECHEPDELMTLDPTPPQCGSERFYGINIDDMPLSLDCDEPLMRSESASLSSSSQGRNTPAAVFTCEACKKSVSSERSLRRHYNTCKMFQTELAASGEERPPTTKRKPATKRPSKKKEASEGPEKNSAILAALRKEPAAPQQPQQLQFQQNYQPSPQFQAPYGGGSLPSISASWLHSASTSAAAAAPERSEMFTSPIVTSAPNPYIHQLPHQQPQQQKSSPLEDLLNEQDESADDDGDSRSSSGTVSNSTTTTTTATTTSSKSTGNPLFTCEHCARQLCSMSNLKRHRATCKVAASSSSNSAASRPPSQPSTPATAPATPMLQASQAPQPLQAPPQSPMETTATVTYTKTTVPPSVANTWNTEKAQLISPKPRSQTIFSEASSSMTVGDALRAQQHQQKMDQQIQIQFQQQQQQRFQHHQQQQQAGRIPPRPPNPILNQVQNPPQQVQHNQHQNQMLNPIRQPLLQSPPPPPPKKGLIEHKNTDLVLITSEPLAERMDAKRRSSEGLVAVTSTPLPPIQLPQRSQAPAPSRQQQQQPPVAYQVQFNGRPLPPMQLPPLQNPHNQQQQHQMLHQSQMNYQQVQQVQQVQHVQQQQNLQNQHHHQQQHHQQNQQQAPGNRSRSHSNVGKMEQEAQRQGSPLDSIITSVPLSIEVHHHIMKPGPLEQGQSSVDSQSTAEPSPRKASQQAYICPECKKTYASRKNVKRHRMAVHKLTLDEILANPEQPALDPLSAVGGAGRRHTVAGLETPDSALKPAPTKRKASEAPSAGVATKKGKAMAASVDEIQVKEEEEDQKEETVGSVERQEPPKKPVADDHKSAIAPLPPANTIMPPPPPYNQASAVPLNPPRTALPPLQLPPLQPLQSESPSWASMSAPPTALIPRTPRSSEFADEEDTRAMAKIAAELKRSAEDWPVLAVIEGVAAEPTNGEDIDEDEILIKRLRQGGVLEDVGDVSDLLRDVQGGVDGEPFSEDMLLEKNLSTASSVGLPSLASPGEQFGYQQYSQHPQQHPQQHPQQHPQQQQQVWNPNYEFQGYMQQQHPPMPVSQQFQQPLLQRPASQPPPARPIVKNSRRPSTTPKPPPNLTCSGCKKILGSDYSLRRHRAGCADVQQALNPEYPRPPKRKAAREAQKINEAEILASMPDPQMVAERSAAVAEAAAAEAAVERIGALPPPSVVHEIVHQVNADRQSMKKHNKTTSPPPAQEAPPTCAPDDPMSSSSSSSTSSASPLQGGAKPSTNQARHYCQFPECGKNFSSEWNLARHTRESCKMTTRAHSYEPTSAADKIDLIFMDKSKRRVSRTFLCTVSSLISYWLGEQGDRLELDTKWEHFQLLLDVHTLKVAITADNINLIAEQSKKYQLEHVIRMADQFMMNTNYTTPPTHVQL; encoded by the exons ATGGCGCCTCGAAAAACGCCTCCCAACGCCTCCTCGTCGTCTCTGATAAAACGACAATCTCAGGATGTTCAGGAGCAGCAGCGAGTGGATTTTGAAGTGGCTCGGAACGTGTCGCAAATCATGTCGAAAAACGGGCTGAAAGTGATGCACGAGCCGCTGCTCACCGGATCTCTTCCTCAGTTGGCTCCGTTGGCTCCACTGCCACCGCCAAAGTCTGGAGTCTATCAGTGCCCGAATTGCAATCGGAATCTGGCCAATGCTCGGAATTTGCAAAGGCATCGGCAAACTTGTGGATCGGCTCAGCACGCGGCTCCACAGCTCGCCGCGATGCTCCAACGGAGCCCCCCGCCGTGTGCATCGGCTCCTCCGGTCGCTCCTCCGACGGCACCGTCGACAAGCTTCCAGCATCACAATTCGACTGGGAATCTCACGCTTTCCTACAGCTCCAGTAGCAGTAGACATCAGAGCTCACTCTACTCACCACAGCTGGAGCATCAGGATCTAGTTGGAAATCCGAATGTGATGCTCTCCGACGGCTACGAGTACAAGGACGATCCGATGCTCTACCAGGGACCTTCAGGCCTTTCGGATAGCATTTGGTCTCGAGACGATAGTTTTCATTCGGAGCCCCCGTCGGCGTCTCACGATCAGCTCGATATGGATCATCTTGGATTCCCCGACCCCCTCCAGGATCCTCTTCACCACCTCGACTCGTTTGATTCGGCGGACCATCGGAAGGAAACACCGCGGGAGTGTCATGAGCCCGATGAGCTGATGACGTTAGATCCGACGCCGCCACAGTGTGGATCGGAACGATTCTATGGGATTAATATTGACGATATGCCGTTGTCACTGGATTGTGATGAGCCGCTGATGAGATCGGAGTCGGCGTCGTTGTCGTCGAGTTCTCAGGGGAGGAATACGCCGGCTGCTGTTTTTAC GTGTGAAGCATGCAAAAAATCGGTATCATCCGAACGATCGCTTCGTCGTCACTACAACACTTGCAAGATGTTTCAGACGGAATTGGCAGCTTCTGGTGAAGa ACGGCCACCGACGACGAAACGGAAGCCAGCTACGAAGCGTCCatcgaaaaagaaagaagcaTCGGAGGGTCCTGAGAAGAATAGTGCGATTTTGGCGGCTTTGAGAAAAGAGCCAGCAGCTCCACAGCAGCCTCAGCAGCTCCAATTCCAGCAGAATTACCAGCCGAGCCCTCAATTCCAGGCGCCGTACGGCGGTGGATCTCTCCCGTCGATCAGTGCTTCGTGGCTTCACTCGGCTTCAACttcggcggcggcggcggcacCGGAAAGATCAGAAATGTTCACATCGCCGATTGTCACGTCGGCACCGAATCCGTATATTCACCAGCTGCCACATCAGCAGCCCCAGCAGCAGAAGAGCAGCCCGCTGGAAGACTTGTTGAACGAGCAAGATGAATCTGCGGATGATGATGGTGATAGTCGCAGTAGCAGTGG AACTGTCTCGAATAGCACAACAACGACAACAACAGCGACCACCACCTCCTCAAAATCCACCGGAAATCCGCTCTTCACTTGTGAGCACTGTGCTCGTCAGCTGTGCTCTATGAGCAATCTGAAGCGTCATCGTGCCACATGCAAGGTCGCTGCCTCGTCCTCGTCGAATTCCGCCGCTTCACGTCCACCATCGCAGCCATCTACGCCGGCTACAGCGCCAGCGACTCCGATGCTTCAGGCGTCACAGGCTCCCCAGCCTCTCCAAGCTCCACCACAATCACCAATGGAGACCACCGCGACAGTCACCTACACCAAAACTACTGTGCCACCAAGCGTTGCTAATACCTGGAACACTGAAAAGGCTCAGCTGATCTCCCCGAAGCCTAGAAGCCAGACGATCTTTTCCGAAGCTTCTTCTTCGATGACCGTCGGCGACGCTCTCCGGGCTCAGCAGCACCAGCAGAAAATGGATCAACAAATTCAGATTCAGttccagcagcagcagcaacagaGATTCCAACATcatcagcagcagcaacaagCGGGTCGGATCCCACCACGGCCACCCAATCCGATTTTGAATCAAGTTCAGAACCCGCCTCAGCAAGTGCAACACAATCAGCATCAGAATCAGATGCTGAATCCGATTCGGCAGCCGCTGCTTCAAAGtccgccaccaccaccaccaaagAAAGGACTTATCGAGCATAAGAACACTGATCTTGTGCTGATTACGTCGGAGCCGCTGGCCGAGAGAATGGATGCTAAGCGAAGATCTTCAGAAGGCCTGGTGGCTGTCACATCGACACCGCTTCCGCCGATACAACTGCCTCAGAGATCTCAGGCGCCAGCACCGTCAaggcagcagcagcaacagccCCCGGTCGCCTACCAAGTGCAGTTCAATGGTCGACCACTTCCGCCGATGCAGCTCCCGCCGCTTCAGAATCCACACAATCAACAGCAGCAACATCAGATGCTTCATCAGTCACAGATGAACTATCAGCAGGTTCAGCAGGTTCAGCAGGTTCAGCATGTTCAGCAGCAGCAGAATCTTCAAAACCAGCACCACCACCAGCAGCAACATCATCAGCAGAATCAGCAGCAAGCCCCTGGAAATCGAAGCAGATCGCACAGCAATGTCGGCAAGATGGAGCAAGAAGCTCAGCGACAAGGTTCCCCGCTCGACTCGATCATCACGTCCGTGCCTCTATCCATCGAAGTTCACCATCACATCATGAAGCCAGGACCGCTGGAGCAAGGCCAAAGCAGTGTTGACTCTCAGTCCACTGCTGAGCCAAGTCCGCGGAAGGCTAGCCAGCAGGCCTACATTTGTCCGGAATGCAAAAAGACGTATGCGAGCCGGAAGAATGTGAAGCGCCACCGGATGGCTGTTCACAAGCTGACACTTGATGAGATCCTCGCGAATCCGGAACAACCAGCGTTGGATCCTCTATCGGCTGTAGGTGGAGCTGGACGGCGTCATACGGTCGCTGGACTTGAGACACCGGACAGTGCGCTGAAACCGGCGCCGACAAAACGCAAAGCTTCGGAGGCACCCAGCGCCGGTGTAGCTACGAAGAAGGGAAAAGCGATGGCGGCTTCTGTTGATGAAATCCAagtgaaagaagaagaagaagatcagAAGGAAGAAACGGTGGGATCCGTGGAGCGTCAGGAGCCGCCAAAGAAGCCAGTTGCCGATGATCACAAGTCGGCGATAGCTCCACTTCCGCCAGCAAATACGATCATGCCACCACCACCGCCGTACAATCAAGCGTCCGCGGTGCCGCTGAATCCGCCTAGAACAGCTCTTCCGCCTCTTCAACTCCCACCACTGCAGCCACTTCAGTCAGAGTCGCCATCCTGGGCGTCGATGTCGGCCCCGCCGACTGCTCTGATCCCAAGAACACCAAGAAGCAGCGAGTTTGCCGACGAGGAAGACACTCGAGCAATGGCGAAAATCGCCGCTGAGCTGAAGCGATCCGCCGAGGATTGGCCGGTACTTGCAGTCATTGAAGGAGTCGCCGCTGAGCCGACGAACGGGGAAGACATCGATGAAGATGAGATTCTGATCAAGAGGCTGAGACAAGGAGGCGTACTCGAGGACGTCGGGGATGTTTCGGATTTGTTGAGGGATGTTCAAGGAGGTGTCGATGGAGAACCATTCTCGGAGGACATGCTTCTTGAGAAGAACCTTTCCACGGCTTCCAGTGTTGGGCTTCCATCGCTAGCATCGCCGGGGGAGCAGTTTGGGTATCAGCAGTATTCACAGCATCCTCAGCAACATCCTCAGCAACATCCTCAGCAGCATCctcagcagcagcaacaagTCTGGAATCCGAATTATGAATTCCAAGGTTACATGCAGCAGCAGCATCCACCGATGCCAGTTTCTCAGCAATTCCAGCAGCCGTTGCTTCAACGCCCGGCTTCTCAGCCGCCACCAGCTCGACCCATCGTGAAGAACTCCCGCCGCCCGTCGACAACTCCGAAGCCTCCACCGAATCTCACTTGCTCTGGATGCAAAAAGATCCTGGGATCCGACTACTCGCTTCGTCGTCATCGTGCCGGATGCGCCGACGTTCAGCAGGCTTTGAACCCGGAGTACCCAAGGCCGCCGAAGCGGAAAGCCGCTCGGGAAGCGCAGAAGATCAACGAGGCGGAGATTCTCGCGTCGATGCCGGATCCACAGATGGTTGCTGAACGAAGTGCTGCTGTGGCAGAGGCCGCTGCGGCAGAGGCTGCTGTTGAAAGGATCGGAGCACTGCCGCCACCGTCGGTTGTTCATGAGATTGTGCATCAAGTGAATGCGGATCGGCAGTCGATGAA aaaacacaaCAAAACGACATCTCCACCACCAGCTCAAGAAGCCCCTCCCACATGTGCTCCAGACGATCCGAtgtcgtcatcatcatcatcatccacGTCATCTGCATCTCCTCTACAAGGAGGTGCGAAGCCGTCCACTAATCAGGCGAGACATTATTGTCAG tttccggAATGCGGCAAGAACTTCTCCAGTGAATGGAATTTGGCTCGTCACACTCGTGAATCGTGTAAAATGACGACACGGGCGCATTCTTA TGAGCCAACATCAGCGGCTGACAAAATCGACCTAATATTCATGGATAAGTCAAAACGACGCGTCTCTCGAACCTTCCTGTGCACCGTCTCATCACTCATCTCGTATTGGCTCGGCGAGCAAGGCGATCGGCTCGAGCTCGACACGAAATGGGAGCATTTTCAGCTGTTGCTGGATGTGCATACGCTCAAAGTTGCCATCACAG CCGACAATATAAATCTGATTGCTGAGCaatcgaaaaaatatcaacTGGAACATGTGATTCGGATGGCCGACCAGTTTATGATGAATACG aactacACCACACCACCGACACATGTTCAACTCTAG